A genomic region of Eucalyptus grandis isolate ANBG69807.140 chromosome 5, ASM1654582v1, whole genome shotgun sequence contains the following coding sequences:
- the LOC120286219 gene encoding uncharacterized protein LOC120286219 — protein sequence MATARFARRRLPSSAAVLLLLLLFLAAAPPPAHSLPYSQYKTLFFSLAHSLPDSQYKTLFFSLAHSLLPDSQYKTLFSLAHSLPDSQYKTLFFSLAHSLPYSQYKALFSLAHSLATRVASLRAARGDLAGAERARAIAELSELLGLVLPYSQYEALFFLAHSLATHVASLRAARGDHAGAERARAIAELSELLGLVLPYSQYKALFSLAHSLATRVPSLRAARGDLAGAERARAIAELSELLGLVEDFARAESNAERASWIGRNYENAARVLKSVFARLLRVFSKSI from the exons ATGGCGACCGCCCGTTTCGCACGCCGGCGACTCCCATCCTCCGCCGCcgtcctccttctcctcctcctcttcctcgccgccgcgcctccgccggCCCACTCCCTTCCCTACTCCCAGTACAAAaccctcttcttctccctcgcCCACTCCCTCCCCGACTCCCAGTACAAAaccctcttcttctccctcgcCCACTCCCTCCTCCCCGACTCCCAGTACAAAACCCTCTTCTCCCTCGCCCACTCCCTCCCCGACTCCCAGTACAAAaccctcttcttctccctcgcCCACTCCCTCCCCTACTCCCAGTACAAAGCCCTCTTCTCCCTCGCCCACTCCCTCGCCACCCGCGTCGCCAGCCTCCGTGCCGCCCgcggcgacctcgccggggcCGAGCGCGCCCGGGCCATCGCGGAGCTGAGCGAGCTGCTGGGCCTGGTGCTCCCCTACTCCCAGTACGAGGccctcttcttcctcgcccACTCCCTCGCCACCCACGTCGCCAGCCTCCGCGCCGCCCGCGGCGACCACGCCGGGGCCGAGCGAGCCCGGGCCATCGCGGAGCTGAGCGAGCTGCTGGGCCTGGTGCTCCCCTACTCCCAGTACAAAGCGCTCTTCTCCCTCGCCCACTCCCTCGCCACCCGCGTCCCCAGCCTCCGCGCCGCCCgcggcgacctcgccggggcCGAGCGCGCCCGGGCCATCGCGGAGCTGAGCGAGCTGCTGGGCCTGGTGGAGGATTTCGCGAGGGCGGAATCGAATGCGGAGAGGGCGAGCTGGATTGGGAGGAACTACGAGAACGCCGCGCGGGTCTTGAAGTCGGTCTTCGCGAGGCTTCTCCGAGTGTTCAGCAAATCG ATATGA